One window of the Spirochaetota bacterium genome contains the following:
- a CDS encoding 4Fe-4S binding protein, with translation MEADHDIKTIRINMMTDEIYLKLAEILDYLPNGFPRTESGVEIKLLKKIFTPDEAELFCDMKMAKETAAEISRRTGRPLQGLDEKLSAMWWKGQIECDPTGEEKRYNLVPWVVGIFEFQVGNMDEEFARLHVEYIKTAGLFFMKKKPQVMQVLPIEKEVPDHNEALPFARVSALIEKSQSFAVNECICKKQSGLIGRGCAKPREVCLLIAEKPGFYDNHPMAGRLITREEARDILNRAEEAGLVHMTANVQEGHWFICNCCGCCCSQLLAARFGWKGAVNSRYFARIDASLCTNCGLCSETRCQVKAIDAVEGHRAVNEEKCIGCGLCVSTCPSGAVTLIHKSAERIIEPPRDEKEWYSIKARNEKKDISKFE, from the coding sequence ATGGAAGCCGATCATGATATCAAGACCATCAGGATAAACATGATGACCGATGAAATATATTTGAAGCTGGCCGAAATCCTCGATTATCTTCCCAACGGCTTTCCCCGTACGGAAAGCGGGGTAGAGATTAAGCTTTTAAAAAAGATCTTCACACCCGATGAGGCGGAGCTCTTTTGCGACATGAAGATGGCAAAGGAAACGGCCGCCGAGATATCCCGGAGGACCGGCAGGCCCCTCCAGGGACTCGATGAAAAACTCAGCGCCATGTGGTGGAAAGGCCAGATAGAATGCGACCCCACGGGAGAAGAAAAGCGGTACAACCTCGTCCCCTGGGTCGTCGGGATCTTCGAATTCCAGGTCGGGAACATGGACGAGGAATTCGCGCGGCTCCACGTGGAGTATATCAAGACTGCCGGGCTCTTCTTCATGAAGAAAAAGCCGCAGGTCATGCAGGTGCTGCCCATCGAGAAGGAAGTGCCGGACCATAACGAGGCACTGCCCTTTGCCCGGGTATCGGCCCTCATAGAGAAAAGCCAGTCCTTCGCCGTCAATGAATGCATCTGCAAGAAGCAGTCGGGCCTGATCGGCAGGGGCTGCGCGAAACCGCGGGAGGTGTGCCTCCTCATAGCCGAAAAGCCGGGATTCTACGACAATCACCCGATGGCCGGCAGGCTCATCACCAGGGAGGAGGCCCGCGACATTTTGAACAGGGCCGAGGAAGCCGGACTGGTGCACATGACCGCCAATGTGCAGGAGGGGCACTGGTTCATATGCAACTGCTGCGGCTGCTGCTGCAGCCAGCTCCTGGCGGCGCGGTTCGGATGGAAGGGAGCGGTCAACTCCCGCTATTTCGCCAGGATCGACGCGTCCCTCTGCACAAACTGCGGTCTCTGCTCAGAAACTCGCTGTCAGGTCAAGGCGATCGACGCCGTCGAAGGACATCGCGCGGTTAACGAGGAAAAATGCATCGGCTGTGGCCTCTGCGTTTCAACCTGCCCCTCAGGGGCCGTCACCCTTATCCATAAAAGCGCGGAACGCATCATAGAGCCGCCCCGCGACGAAAAGGAATGGTACAGCATCAAGGCTCGGAACGAGAAGAAGGATATTTCTAAATTCGAATAA